Proteins from a single region of Hordeum vulgare subsp. vulgare chromosome 6H, MorexV3_pseudomolecules_assembly, whole genome shotgun sequence:
- the LOC123403338 gene encoding transcription termination factor MTERF4, chloroplastic-like, giving the protein MLRLRRSVLAKLLSSPSVSPLHRLVSTTVSAPAVSPDPSSFVVEEYLVSTCGLTRRQTVKASPRISHLKSPANPDAVLAFLAGLGFSGADIAAVVARDPQFLCASVERTLSPVVAGLAGLGLSPSEITRLVSLAPDKFRRRSMVSKLQYYLPLFGSYENLFGALRHGSGLLTSDLERVVKPNVTFLRELGLAHCVIAKLCITFPWLLSFSSERVQAVMVCAQGLGVPRQSRMFRYAVHAVAFVGEQNVAAKLDYLKKTFGWSDSEVGVAVSKFPLLLTRSHHMLQSRSEFLISEVGFEPSYIAHRPIIVCFSLEGRLRPRYYVLKFLKENGLLKADPSYYLSFMVNETAFSKRYICPHKEAAPYLAEDYATACKGEVPARFIFA; this is encoded by the coding sequence aTGCTCCGGCTCCGGCGCAGCGTCCTCGCCAAGCTCCTCTCGTCTCCCTCCGTCTCCCCTCTCCACCGCCTCGTCTCCACCACGGTGTCGGCGCCCGCCGTTTCCCCGGATCCTAGCAGCTTCGTCGTGGAGGAGTACCTCGTCTCCACCTGCGGCCTCACCCGACGGCAGACCGTCAAGGCCTCCCCCAGGATCTCCCACCTCAAGTCCCCCGCCAACCCCGACGCCGTCCTCGCCTTCCTCGCCGGCCTCGGCTTCTCCGGCGCCGACATCGCCGCGGTCGTCGCCAGGGACCCGCAGTTCCTCTGCGCCAGCGTGGAGAGGACGCTGTCCCCCGTCGTCGCGGGGCTCGCCGGCCTCGGCCTGTCGCCGTCTGAGATCACCCGCCTCGTCTCGCTCGCCCCCGACAAATTCCGGCGTAGATCCATGGTCTCCAAGCTGCAGTATTACCTGCCTCTCTTCGGGTCCTACGAGAACCTCTTCGGGGCGCTCAGGCATGGCTCCGGCCTTCTCACGTCCGACCTGGAGAGGGTGGTCAAGCCCAATGTCACGTTCCTGCGGGAGCTCGGGCTAGCTCACTGCGTCATTGCCAAGCTGTgcatcactttcccatggctgctATCCTTCAGCTCGGAGCGCGTCCAGGCAGTGATGGTGTGCGCCCAAGGTCTCGGCGTGCCCCGTCAATCCAGGATGTTCAGGTACGCGGTGCATGCTGTCGCATTCGTCGGTGAGCAGAATGTTGCCGCCAAATTGGATTACCTGAAGAAGACGTTTGGGTGGTCGGATTCTGAGGTCGGCGTTGCTGTGTCCAAGTTTCCATTGTTGCTCACGAGGTCTCACCACATGCTGCAGAGCAGGTCAGAGTTCCTCATCTCCGAGGTGGGGTTCGAGCCGTCGTACATTGCTCATCGGCCCATAATTGTCTGTTTTAGCCTAGAGGGCCGGCTCAGGCCCCGGTACTACGTTTTAAAGTTTCTCAAAGAAAATGGATTGCTCAAGGCTGACCCGAGCTATTATTTGAGTTTCATGGTGAATGAGACTGCTTTCTCCAAGAGGTACATATGCCCTCACAAGGAGGCTGCACCATACCTCGCTGAAGACTATGCAACCGCTTGCAAAGGGGAAGTGCCGGCTAGATTCATATTTGCATGA